One genomic segment of Myxocyprinus asiaticus isolate MX2 ecotype Aquarium Trade chromosome 14, UBuf_Myxa_2, whole genome shotgun sequence includes these proteins:
- the LOC127451539 gene encoding NHP2-like protein 1, which produces MAESDVNPKAYPLADATLSKTILDLVQQASNYKQLRKGANEATKTLNRGIAEFIVMAADAEPLEIILHLPLLCEDKNVPYVFVRSKQALGRACGVSRPVIATSVTIKEGSQLKPQIQSVQMAIERLLV; this is translated from the exons ATG GCTGAATCGGATGTGAATCCCAAAGCTTATCCTCTTGCTGATGCCACTCTCTCCAAAACCATCCTGGACCTGGTGCAACAAGCATCCAATTACAAACAACTGAGAAAAGGGGCAAATGAAG CCACTAAAACTCTGAACCGAGGGATCGCAGAGTTCATTGTGATGGCTGCAGATGCTGAACCTCTGGAGATCATCCTGCATTTGCCTCTGTTGTGTGAGGATAAGAACGTCCCGTACGTGTTCGTGCGCTCAAAGCAGGCCTTGGGCCGCGCATGTGGGGTGTCCAGGCCCGTCATCgccacctcagtcaccattaaagaGGGCTCGCAGCTCAAGCCTCAGATCCAGTCTGTGCAGATGGCCATTGAGAGGCTGCTGGTTTGA